The Engraulis encrasicolus isolate BLACKSEA-1 chromosome 4, IST_EnEncr_1.0, whole genome shotgun sequence genome includes a window with the following:
- the tmpob gene encoding thymopoietin b, which produces MAEFLEDPSVLTKEKLKGELLANDVPLPSGEQRKDVYVQLYLKNLTVLNKKTPPQDTFSSDDELPTPVVANRTRSSGRKAAKKTDKPQSDEVDISGLSDEALKDQLLTQGIDAGPIVASTRRLYERKLEKALDGSAVVAPAAPEPTTLKADSGQNGNTNSVQEDHYSDKEEEEAAPESVPQLVLEPEPEPAPVASKPARSRGKTPVTVRTSSRRQNKVVEEKAAAVEASAVVAEEDNLLKEMFPEQVATPTGISATCRRPIYGAAGRPVKPLNLWSEDSVVQQRTYTECSSVLHASRPTLAASPAQGSSRLGRCLSLLLRLLVLLTVVAAVFYTYQHVDSEHISYVQELLESTGIPALLAGGGGDDDAAAAAVPVAGQHSA; this is translated from the exons ATGGCGGAATTCCTTGAAGACCCGTCAGTGCTTACTAAAGAGAAACTCAAAGGTGAGTTGCTGGCTAATGATGTCCCTCTACCGAGCGGAGAACAGAGGAAGGACGTTTACGTTCAATTATATTTGAAGAACCTCACTGTCTTGAACAAGAAAACTCCTCCTCAAGACACATTTTCGAGTGATGATGAACTACCAACTCCTGTTGTCGCCAATCGGACACGGTCCTCCGGAAGG AAAGCTGCAAAGAAGACGGACAAACCCCAATCAGATGAGGTTGACATCTCTGGCCTCTCTGATGAAGCTCTGAAAGACCAGTTGCTGACGCAGGGCATTGATGCAGGACCCATCGTAG CTTCAACCCGTCGGTTGTATGAGAGAAAGCTGGAGAAGGCACTCGACGGCTCTGCCGTTGTGGCGCCAGCTGCTCCTGAGCCTACCACCCTGAAAGCAGACAGCGGTCAGAATGGCAACACAAACTCTGTGCAAGAGGACCACTACAGTGATAAGGAGGAAG AGGAGGCAGCACCTGAATCAGTACCTCAACTTGTTCTGGAGCCTGAGCCTGAACCAGCCCCTGTAGCCAGCAAACCAGCCAGAAGCAGAGGAAAGACCCCCGTCACAGTCAGAACCAGCAGCAGACGACAAAATAAG gtggtggaggagaaggccGCAGCTGTAGAGGCGTCGGCAGTGGTGGCTGAGGAGGATAATCTTCTGAAGGAGATGTTTCCTGAACAGGTTGCTACCCCAACAGGAATCAG CGCCACCTGTCGGCGACCGATCTATGGTGCAGCAGGGCGGCCGGTGAAGCCCCTGAACCTCTGGAGCGAGGACAGCGTGGTGCAGCAGCGTACCTACACCGAGTGCTCCTCCGTGCTGCACGCTAGCAGGCCCACGCTAGCGGCCTCCCCCGCCCAGGGCTCCTCGCGGCTGGGCCGCTGCCTCTCCCTGCTCCTGCGGCTGCTGGTGCTCCTCACCGTGGTGGCCGCTGTCTTCTACACCTACCAGCACGTGGACAGCGAGCACATCAGCTACGTCCAAGAGCTGCTGGAGAGCACGGGCATCCCAGCGCTCCTCGCCggtgggggtggtgatgatgacgcagcagcagcagctgtgccgGTGGCAGGACAGCACAGCGCCTGA